A region from the Motacilla alba alba isolate MOTALB_02 chromosome 10, Motacilla_alba_V1.0_pri, whole genome shotgun sequence genome encodes:
- the IDH3A gene encoding isocitrate dehydrogenase [NAD] subunit alpha, mitochondrial isoform X2, whose product MKIFDAAKAPIQWEERNVSAIQGPGGKWMIPPEAKESMDKNKMGLKGPLKTPIAAGHPSMNLLLRKTFDLYANVRPCVSIEGYKTPYTDVNIVTIRENTEGEYSGIEHVIVDGVVQSIKLITEEASKRIAEFAFEYARNNQRSHVTAVHKANIMRMSDGLFLRKCREAAENCKDIKFNEMYLDTVCLNMVQDPSQFDVLVMPNLYGDILSDLCAGLIGGLGVTPSGNIGANGVAIFESVHGTAPDIAGKDMANPTALLLSAVMMLRHMGLHKHATKIESACFDTIKDGKVLTKDLGGNAKCSEFTEEICRRVRDKD is encoded by the exons atgAAGATCTTTGATGCTGCCAAA GCACCTATTCAGTGGGAAGAGAGGAACGTTTCGGCTATCCAAGGACCAGGAGGGAAGTGGATGATACCCCCAGAAGCCAAAGAATCCATGGATAAAAACAAAATGGgattaaaag ggCCTCTGAAGACCCCAATTGCTGCAGGGCACCCATCAATGAATCTGCTGCTGCGTAAAACCTTTGACCTGTACGCCAACGTGCGTCCGTGCGTGTCCATCGAGGGCTACAAAACGCCCTACACGGACGTGAACATCGTCACCATCCGCGAGAACACCGAGGGCGAGTACAGCGGCATCGAGCACGTG ATTGTTGATGGGGTTGTGCAAAGCATCAAGCTGATCACAGAGGAGGCCAGCAAGCGCATTGCAGAGTTTGCTTTCGAGTATGCCAGAAACAATCAGAGAAGCCACGTGACTGCTGTGCACAAGGCAAATATTAT GAGAATGTCTGATGGGCTTTTCTTGAGAAAatgcagggaggcagcagaaaaCTGTAAAGATATTAAATTTAATGAAATGTATCTGGATACTGTATGTCTGAAT ATGGTTCAAGATCCATCTCAATTTGATGTGCTTGTTATGCCAAACTTGTACGGTGACATCCTCAG tgacttGTGTGCTGGACTCATTGGGGGTCTTGGAGTAACACCGAGTGGAAACATTGGTGCCAACGGCGTGGCCATTTTTGAATCC GTTCATGGAACAGCACCAGACATTGCAGGAAAAGACATGGCAAATCCAACTGCCCTCCTTCTGAGTGCTGTGATGATGCTGCGCCACATGGGACTGCACAAACACGCCACCAAGATTGAGTCCGCTTGCTTCGATACAATTAAAGATGGCAAG gtCTTGACAAAAGACTTGGGAGGCAATGCCAAGTGTTCAGAATTCACAGAGGAGATCTGCCGCCGAGTACGGGACAAAGACtaa
- the IDH3A gene encoding isocitrate dehydrogenase [NAD] subunit alpha, mitochondrial isoform X1, translating into MAATAWMPTVSRLLGAFKSQKKVTRSFGNAVQTVTLIPGDGIGPEISAAVMKIFDAAKAPIQWEERNVSAIQGPGGKWMIPPEAKESMDKNKMGLKGPLKTPIAAGHPSMNLLLRKTFDLYANVRPCVSIEGYKTPYTDVNIVTIRENTEGEYSGIEHVIVDGVVQSIKLITEEASKRIAEFAFEYARNNQRSHVTAVHKANIMRMSDGLFLRKCREAAENCKDIKFNEMYLDTVCLNMVQDPSQFDVLVMPNLYGDILSDLCAGLIGGLGVTPSGNIGANGVAIFESVHGTAPDIAGKDMANPTALLLSAVMMLRHMGLHKHATKIESACFDTIKDGKVLTKDLGGNAKCSEFTEEICRRVRDKD; encoded by the exons GTTTCTCGATTGCTAGGTGCtttcaaaagccaaaaaaaggTGACCAGAAGTTTTGGTAATGCT GTACAAACAGTAACTTTAATCCCAGGAGATGGCATAGGACCCgagatttctgctgctgtcatgAAGATCTTTGATGCTGCCAAA GCACCTATTCAGTGGGAAGAGAGGAACGTTTCGGCTATCCAAGGACCAGGAGGGAAGTGGATGATACCCCCAGAAGCCAAAGAATCCATGGATAAAAACAAAATGGgattaaaag ggCCTCTGAAGACCCCAATTGCTGCAGGGCACCCATCAATGAATCTGCTGCTGCGTAAAACCTTTGACCTGTACGCCAACGTGCGTCCGTGCGTGTCCATCGAGGGCTACAAAACGCCCTACACGGACGTGAACATCGTCACCATCCGCGAGAACACCGAGGGCGAGTACAGCGGCATCGAGCACGTG ATTGTTGATGGGGTTGTGCAAAGCATCAAGCTGATCACAGAGGAGGCCAGCAAGCGCATTGCAGAGTTTGCTTTCGAGTATGCCAGAAACAATCAGAGAAGCCACGTGACTGCTGTGCACAAGGCAAATATTAT GAGAATGTCTGATGGGCTTTTCTTGAGAAAatgcagggaggcagcagaaaaCTGTAAAGATATTAAATTTAATGAAATGTATCTGGATACTGTATGTCTGAAT ATGGTTCAAGATCCATCTCAATTTGATGTGCTTGTTATGCCAAACTTGTACGGTGACATCCTCAG tgacttGTGTGCTGGACTCATTGGGGGTCTTGGAGTAACACCGAGTGGAAACATTGGTGCCAACGGCGTGGCCATTTTTGAATCC GTTCATGGAACAGCACCAGACATTGCAGGAAAAGACATGGCAAATCCAACTGCCCTCCTTCTGAGTGCTGTGATGATGCTGCGCCACATGGGACTGCACAAACACGCCACCAAGATTGAGTCCGCTTGCTTCGATACAATTAAAGATGGCAAG gtCTTGACAAAAGACTTGGGAGGCAATGCCAAGTGTTCAGAATTCACAGAGGAGATCTGCCGCCGAGTACGGGACAAAGACtaa